A stretch of the Engraulis encrasicolus isolate BLACKSEA-1 chromosome 19, IST_EnEncr_1.0, whole genome shotgun sequence genome encodes the following:
- the kcnk17 gene encoding potassium channel subfamily K member 17 — protein MQFVPRLPTILLLGVVYVLYLLIGGAVFWTLEGEHVGENLQTLREEKSRVLRKYTCLDQDSLEEVAQLVRSASKYGLSLKSNSTADGFWKFTSSAVFAATVVTTIGYGNISPSTMYGQIFTVFFALIGIPLNVVVLNKIGKYMLNIEKKFCEFVAKKTNRKKCVRVLIHSVSFVLLAVLYFVAPVLIFQQYEGWTHAEAFYYCFITLSTIGFGDYVADDNPDRHYPEWYGSIMAAWIFFGLAWLAVLINHSIDLLEHFNEYLKQKREGNADTTDATQEKDSTKGQ, from the exons ATGCAGTTTGTTCCTCGGCTGCCCACCATCCTCCTGCTGGGTGTGGTGTACGTTTTGTACCTACTGATCGGAGGAGCCGTGTTTTGGACACTGGAGGGGGAGCACGTGGGGGAGAACCTGCAGACGCTGCGGGAGGAGAAGAGCCGGGTGCTGAGGAAGTACACCTGTCTGGACCAGGACAGCCTGGAGGAGGTGGCACAg CTGGTGCGGTCGGCGTCTAAGTACGGGCTGAGCCTGAAGAGTAACTCCACAGCTGACGGCTTCTGGAAGTTCACCAGCTCCGCCGTCTTCGCCGCCACCGTCGTCACAACCATCG GATATGGCAACATCAGTCCCAGTACGATGTATGGGCAGATCTTCACCGTCTTCTTCGCGCTGATCGGCATCCCTCTCAACGTGGTCGTCCTGAACAAGATCGGCAAGTACATGCTGAACATAGAGAAGAAGTTCTGTGAGTTTGTGGCCAAGAAGACAAATCGCAAA AAGTGTGTGCGGGTGTTGATCCACAGCGTGTCGTTCGTGCTGCTGGCGGTGCTGTATTTCGTGGCCCCGGTGTTGATCTTCCAGCAGTATGAGGGCTGGACCCACGCCGAGGCCTTCTACTACTGCTTCATCACGCTCAGCACCATCGGGTTCGGGGACTACGTAGCCG atgACAACCCTGACCGGCATTACCCGGAGTGGTATGGCTCCATCATGGCCGCCTGGATCTTCTTCGGCCTGGCCTGGCTGGCCGTCCTCATCAACCACTCCATAGACCTGCTGGAGCACTTCAACGAGTACCTgaagcagaagagagaggggaacgcAGACACCACCGACGCCACTCAGGAGAAGGACAGCACTAAGGGACAGTGA